In Gossypium arboreum isolate Shixiya-1 chromosome 6, ASM2569848v2, whole genome shotgun sequence, the following are encoded in one genomic region:
- the LOC108484910 gene encoding probable leucine-rich repeat receptor-like protein kinase At2g33170, whose protein sequence is MNLKELYLGGNEIKSLGSLVQEKEGMKLNKLEVLSLSHNLINNTIFSSLAELSNLKSLDLSDNELEGAIYTKDLNALSNLEELILFENEVNGFIPSQGLRLLNLKVLHLSVNHLSNSVMSSLATLSNLKTLWIDISKFNGLIDMEGLYGFSNLEELYMFCINLFADADADCSFSLQSLGLFPTLKTLYLFGFNINETTMASYPHNNLYGLRNLEELYMICNTDCSFSLQTLGLFPTLKTLSLQGFNINKTSMASYSHNSKF, encoded by the exons ATGAACTTGAAGGAGTTGTATTTAGGGGGAAATGAAATTAAGAGCCTTGGGTCACTAGTCCAAG aaAAAGAAGGAATGAAGTTGAACAAACTTGAGGTACTTAGTTTAAGTCATAATCTCATTAACAATACCATATTCTCGTCCCTTGCTGAGCTCTCGAATTTGAAGTCTTTGGATTTATCTGATAACGAATTGGAGGGGGCAATATATACAAAAG ATTTAAATGCTCTTAGCAATTTAGAAGAGTTGATCTTATTTGAGAATGAAGTGAATGGAtttataccatctcaag GGCTAAGGCTGCTGAATTTGAAAGTTCTTCATTTGAGTgttaatcatttaagcaatagTGTAATGTCATCTCTTGCTACACTTTCAAATCTAAAGACTTTGTGGATTGATATCTCTAAATTCAATGGATTAATAGATATGGAAG GTTTATATGGTTTCAGCAATTTGGAAGAGCTGTACATGTTCTGCATTAATCTAT TTGCAGATGCAGATGCAGATTGTAGCTTCTCACTACAATCATTGGGCTTATTCCCCACTTTGAAGACTCTTTATTTATTTGGATTTAATATTAATGAAACCACAATGGCTTCTTATCCCCACAATA ATTTATATGGTTTGAGAAATTTGGAAGAGCTGTACATGATTTGCAATACGG ATTGTAGCTTTTCATTACAAACATTGGGTTTATTCCCCACTTTGAAGACTCTTTCTTTACAAggatttaatattaataaaaccagCATGGCTTCTTATTCCCACAATAGTAAGTTTTGA